Genomic DNA from Candidatus Obscuribacterales bacterium:
AAGAGATCGAGACCATCGGCGTCTGAGAGATTGAGATCGAGGAGAATGATATCGGGACGGGGAGAGGCGTCGTAGATACCTCGGTGATATAGAAAATCTAAGGCCTCCAGCCCACTGGTGATCGCCACGATCTGATAGCATCCTGAGGTTTCATTTAAGGTTGTTTCGATAATGTGATTGTGGTCTGGGTTGGCATCAATGACCAAAATCAATCGTGCAGGCGCGGCATCTATCATGGCGTTTTAGCGTTGAGGCTAGGGAGATCCGTAAGCTATTCATAACGGAAGATGAATGCGATCGCTCAAAATGCCAGGTTTTCTTATGGTTTGCATATGCTCTGGTCTGGATTGAATCTCCGATGATGAGCGCGCGCGATCGCTATACTGAAACCAGTTGTGACGTAGAAGGTGAGCCAATTCCGCCATGATGAACAGGATAGTGGTTGCTGGTGCAAGCCGCGGTATTGGTGCAGCCGTTGCCCAGCATTTAGAGCCCACGATAGACAATCTCATTTCTGTTTCCCGCACACCGTCGTTTTATGGCATGTGGATTGAAGCAGATCTATCAACGATGGCTGGGGTGAAACGGGTGGCTGAGGTGGTGGGCGATCGCCCTCTCGATGCCTTGCTGTATATGGGTGGCACATGGGAAACCCATGCCTTTACCCCCCAGTATCGTTTTTTGGACTGTTCAGACGACGATATGGTGCGCGTGCTCAATGTGAATTTGCTGGCTCCCATCCGCCTCATTCAAGCCCTGCTGCCTGCCTTGCAATGTAGCCAGAATCCGAAAATTATCCTGATGG
This window encodes:
- a CDS encoding response regulator, translated to MIDAAPARLILVIDANPDHNHIIETTLNETSGCYQIVAITSGLEALDFLYHRGIYDASPRPDIILLDLNLSDADGLDL
- a CDS encoding SDR family oxidoreductase, which codes for MMNRIVVAGASRGIGAAVAQHLEPTIDNLISVSRTPSFYGMWIEADLSTMAGVKRVAEVVGDRPLDALLYMGGTWETHAFTPQYRFLDCSDDDMVRVLNVNLLAPIRLIQALLPALQCSQNPKIILMGSLSGRDNFSGREVANSASKFGLRGVVHALREELRPSRIGVTVINPGNVGTPEVMADLAANALVGGEAVPLSDLLTVIDCVLALSRATCIKEIDLPAMGGEGA